The Enterococcus sp. 7F3_DIV0205 genome has a window encoding:
- a CDS encoding MurR/RpiR family transcriptional regulator has protein sequence MKNLNEIKNKSIREVADDCFVSTTTFLRFVRKIGFSGYSEFTTVIKYTLLNQKEEKVSSFIISQKDYREEYLKNINESVRVIDKNSLITVGEYLKKKPIIYLFAKRMNKQLMQYAKYLFVAGGFFVVFPEDQSMRMIVQKQIKSDDMVCILTYQGKDEEWIQLMQRLKNTAHPLLVSIMGADNNVVQNMSDVNFYVFTDELFLIRWKLLLIFRCWQFSN, from the coding sequence GTGAAAAACTTAAATGAAATCAAGAATAAAAGTATTCGCGAAGTGGCCGATGATTGTTTTGTATCAACAACAACCTTTTTAAGATTCGTTCGGAAAATTGGCTTTTCTGGCTATAGTGAATTTACAACGGTTATCAAATATACTCTTTTAAATCAGAAAGAAGAGAAAGTCAGCTCTTTTATTATTTCTCAAAAAGATTACCGAGAAGAGTATCTTAAAAATATCAATGAATCAGTACGTGTTATTGATAAAAATAGTTTGATAACTGTTGGAGAGTATTTAAAGAAGAAACCAATTATTTATCTATTTGCTAAGAGAATGAACAAACAACTCATGCAGTATGCAAAGTATTTATTTGTAGCGGGAGGTTTTTTTGTGGTATTTCCAGAAGATCAATCAATGAGAATGATCGTTCAAAAGCAGATAAAGTCAGATGATATGGTTTGTATCTTAACGTATCAAGGAAAAGATGAAGAATGGATTCAATTGATGCAACGACTAAAAAATACTGCTCATCCATTACTTGTTTCGATTATGGGAGCAGATAATAATGTGGTTCAAAATATGAGTGATGTTAACTTTTATGTATTTACAGATGAACTTTTTTTAATAAGATGGAAATTACTTCTCATATTTCGATGCTGGCAATTCTCGAATTGA
- a CDS encoding helix-turn-helix domain-containing protein has product MNIGEQLKSRRKELEMTQEEVAKQLFISRQAISNWETGKSYPDIENIIILSDIYEISLDNLLKGDKKVMIELKKKTVYQYVNLTLVILTIISIGICLLVDLLITDHLSWSLIVTSSLIYAAAIGVTLYKSRGSKLIKAFSTASLLLIPLLASIQYSLYFSQINQTKWLMNLGIPLALLWLIIIWLVIAVTYIFKLNLFLFFSLLGFASIFGSYLTGLFTGLYTNINDYFDYFFSNGLASLSVGLICLVMGVNYSKRVR; this is encoded by the coding sequence ATGAATATTGGGGAACAATTAAAGTCGCGAAGAAAAGAATTGGAAATGACTCAAGAAGAAGTTGCGAAACAACTATTTATTTCAAGACAAGCTATTTCAAATTGGGAAACAGGGAAAAGCTATCCTGATATCGAAAATATTATTATATTGAGTGATATTTATGAAATATCTTTGGATAACTTATTGAAAGGAGATAAGAAGGTAATGATAGAATTAAAGAAAAAAACCGTCTATCAGTATGTAAATCTGACTTTAGTTATTTTAACTATAATAAGCATTGGTATTTGTCTATTAGTAGACTTGTTAATTACTGATCATTTATCATGGTCATTAATTGTAACGAGTAGTTTGATCTACGCAGCAGCGATAGGGGTTACCTTGTATAAATCTAGGGGAAGTAAATTAATAAAAGCTTTTTCTACGGCTAGTTTATTATTAATTCCCTTGTTAGCGAGTATTCAATACTCATTATATTTCTCGCAAATCAACCAGACAAAATGGTTAATGAATTTAGGGATTCCATTGGCATTGCTTTGGCTGATAATTATTTGGCTAGTTATTGCTGTCACATATATCTTTAAACTAAATCTTTTTTTATTTTTTTCATTATTAGGTTTTGCTTCGATTTTTGGCAGTTACTTGACAGGCTTATTTACAGGGCTTTACACGAATATAAATGATTATTTTGATTATTTTTTCTCAAATGGTTTAGCTTCGTTAAGTGTAGGGCTAATTTGTTTGGTGATGGGGGTAAATTATTCTAAAAGAGTAAGATAA
- a CDS encoding 6-phospho-beta-glucosidase, with protein MAFRKDFLWGGATAANQCEGGYNEGGRGLANVDLAPVGPDRFPVITGEKKMFAFDDEHFYPAQNAIDMYHRYKEDIALFGEMGFKTYRLSIAWSRIFPLGDETEPNEEGLKFYEDLFKECRKHNIEPLVTITHFDCPMHLVEKYGAWRSREMVGFYENLCNVIFNRYKGLVKYWLTFNEINMILHAPFMGAGLYFEEGENKEQVKYQAAHHELLASAIATKIAHEVDPENQVGCMLAAGTNYAYTCKPEDVWAARKADRENFFFIDVQSRGEYPAYALKELEREGIELPIEDGDLELLKEHTVDFISFSYYSSRVQSTDPAINEKTAGNIFASVKNPYLEASEWGWQIDPLGLRTTMNDLYDRYQKPLFIVENGLGAVDTPDENGNVIDDYRIEYLAAHIQAMKDAVELDGVDLLGYTTWGCIDLVSAGTGEMKKRYGFIYVDRDNEGNGTLKRSKKKSFDWYKKVIATNGEDLTN; from the coding sequence ATGGCATTTAGAAAAGACTTTTTATGGGGCGGCGCAACAGCTGCCAATCAATGCGAAGGTGGCTATAATGAAGGCGGACGTGGCTTAGCGAACGTGGATCTTGCCCCTGTTGGACCAGATCGTTTCCCAGTAATCACTGGTGAAAAGAAAATGTTTGCGTTTGATGACGAACATTTTTATCCAGCCCAAAACGCAATCGACATGTACCATCGCTATAAAGAAGATATCGCGTTGTTTGGCGAAATGGGCTTTAAAACCTACCGTCTATCGATCGCTTGGAGCCGTATTTTCCCTCTAGGAGACGAAACAGAGCCGAATGAGGAAGGGTTGAAGTTCTATGAAGATTTGTTCAAAGAATGCCGCAAACACAATATAGAACCCCTTGTAACCATTACTCACTTTGATTGTCCTATGCACTTAGTGGAAAAATATGGTGCATGGCGCAGTCGTGAAATGGTTGGCTTTTACGAAAATCTATGTAATGTGATTTTCAATCGTTATAAAGGCTTAGTAAAATATTGGTTAACATTCAACGAAATCAATATGATTTTACACGCACCATTTATGGGGGCTGGTCTTTATTTTGAAGAAGGCGAAAACAAAGAACAAGTCAAATACCAAGCAGCTCACCACGAATTATTAGCAAGTGCGATCGCAACGAAAATCGCTCATGAAGTTGATCCAGAAAACCAAGTCGGCTGTATGTTAGCTGCTGGGACAAATTATGCGTATACGTGTAAACCAGAAGATGTTTGGGCAGCGCGTAAAGCAGACCGTGAGAATTTCTTCTTTATCGATGTTCAATCTCGCGGGGAGTATCCAGCGTATGCTCTTAAAGAATTAGAACGCGAAGGCATTGAATTACCGATTGAGGATGGAGATCTAGAACTACTAAAAGAACACACAGTCGATTTTATTTCATTCTCGTATTACTCATCACGTGTACAATCGACGGATCCAGCAATCAATGAAAAAACAGCGGGCAATATTTTTGCCTCAGTGAAAAACCCATACTTGGAAGCAAGTGAATGGGGCTGGCAGATCGATCCACTAGGCTTGCGTACAACAATGAATGACTTATATGATCGTTACCAAAAACCATTATTTATCGTTGAAAACGGCTTAGGAGCAGTAGATACACCAGATGAAAACGGCAATGTGATCGATGATTATCGTATTGAATACCTGGCAGCACATATCCAAGCGATGAAAGATGCGGTAGAGCTAGACGGAGTTGATTTACTAGGTTATACAACATGGGGCTGTATCGATTTAGTTTCTGCTGGAACAGGTGAAATGAAGAAACGTTATGGCTTTATCTATGTCGATCGTGATAACGAAGGCAATGGTACGTTGAAACGTTCGAAGAAAAAATCATTTGACTGGTATAAAAAAGTCATTGCGACAAATGGGGAAGATTTAACGAACTAA